One window from the genome of Gemmatimonadaceae bacterium encodes:
- a CDS encoding energy transducer TonB, with the protein MMRLWMNAYAKPPAVGTSVVLSTVVHALLISAAVAGTAGAPEALREAIASRVQFLPPPDQRIAQNGPSEVLRFIALPATGNMGFDPTPLNKGPSVAARVAKAGTGDAPISVPVTNAAKGDDSVLSVLEVDSTATRYPDSASPAYPPDLLAKNIQGTVSTEYIVDTSGFADTASLVIVSATNPGFSQAVREALPYMRFRAAKLGNRKVRQLVEQQFTFRITRPKPDTLIAKGPGKA; encoded by the coding sequence ATGATGCGCCTCTGGATGAACGCCTATGCCAAGCCACCGGCTGTCGGCACCAGCGTGGTGCTGAGCACGGTGGTGCACGCGCTGCTCATCAGCGCCGCCGTGGCCGGTACCGCGGGCGCTCCCGAAGCGCTTCGCGAGGCGATCGCCAGCCGCGTGCAGTTTCTTCCGCCGCCCGACCAACGCATTGCCCAGAACGGCCCATCCGAGGTACTGCGCTTCATCGCGCTTCCGGCCACGGGCAACATGGGGTTCGATCCGACCCCTCTCAACAAGGGGCCGTCCGTGGCGGCGCGGGTGGCCAAGGCAGGCACCGGGGACGCGCCGATCTCGGTCCCGGTGACGAACGCCGCCAAGGGCGACGACTCCGTGCTGTCGGTGCTGGAAGTGGATTCGACGGCCACCCGGTATCCCGACAGCGCGTCGCCGGCGTATCCGCCGGACCTGCTCGCCAAGAACATCCAGGGGACGGTGTCCACCGAGTACATCGTGGACACGTCGGGCTTCGCCGATACGGCGTCGCTGGTGATCGTCAGCGCCACCAACCCCGGGTTCTCGCAGGCCGTGCGCGAGGCGCTCCCGTACATGCGCTTCCGCGCCGCCAAGCTCGGCAACCGCAAGGTGCGCCAACTCGTGGAGCAGCAGTTCACGTTCCGGATCACGCGGCCCAAACCCGACACGCTCATCGCCAAGGGGCCCGGCAAAGCGTGA